In Amycolatopsis sp. EV170708-02-1, the following are encoded in one genomic region:
- a CDS encoding TetR/AcrR family transcriptional regulator, protein MVTNPRRERDRSQREQLIVTTAREIAEEEGWDAVTTRRLAAKIEYSQPVLYSHFSGKGAIMAAAALEGCTEMAAHMRKGAVAAEDARDALLRLAGNYFDFADRKPALYDAIFTLASELSFASPDSPAPLKDAFGALLEVVGPVAGRYDPALYTETFWAALHGLVTLERSRRLPADARAERIGMLVDRFAVGG, encoded by the coding sequence ATGGTCACGAACCCCCGGCGCGAGCGGGACCGCTCGCAACGCGAACAGCTGATCGTCACCACCGCTCGCGAGATCGCCGAAGAGGAAGGCTGGGACGCGGTCACGACCCGGCGGCTGGCGGCGAAGATCGAGTACAGCCAGCCCGTGCTCTACAGCCATTTCTCCGGCAAGGGGGCGATCATGGCGGCCGCGGCGCTCGAAGGGTGCACCGAAATGGCCGCCCATATGCGGAAAGGAGCCGTGGCGGCGGAGGACGCGCGGGACGCCCTGCTGCGGCTCGCCGGGAACTACTTCGACTTCGCCGACCGCAAACCCGCGCTCTACGACGCGATCTTCACCCTCGCCAGTGAACTGAGCTTCGCCAGCCCGGACAGCCCGGCACCGTTGAAGGACGCGTTCGGCGCCCTGCTCGAAGTCGTGGGCCCGGTCGCCGGCCGATACGACCCCGCCCTCTACACCGAGACCTTCTGGGCCGCCCTCCACGGCCTGGTCACCCTCGAACGCAGCCGCCGGCTCCCGGCGGACGCGCGCGCGGAACGCATCGGCATGCTCGTCGACCGGTTCGCCGTGGGCGGCTGA
- a CDS encoding DUF4267 domain-containing protein — MTRIKIAYVLSAALVLFVLYFGSGYVFFPATQTGGFGLPVMPSDGDPILAVKGVRDIGTALVVLALILFRNARALGWAMLALAFIPFGDMLIVLTHNGSVGAALGIHGATCVLMVVISALFLIRPARNGQ, encoded by the coding sequence ATGACCCGCATCAAGATCGCTTATGTCCTGTCCGCCGCCCTCGTGCTCTTCGTCCTCTACTTCGGGAGCGGTTACGTGTTCTTCCCGGCGACCCAGACGGGCGGCTTCGGGCTGCCGGTGATGCCGTCCGATGGCGACCCGATCCTCGCGGTCAAGGGTGTCCGGGACATCGGCACGGCGCTCGTGGTGCTCGCGCTGATCCTGTTCCGGAACGCCCGCGCGCTGGGCTGGGCGATGCTCGCGCTGGCGTTCATCCCGTTCGGCGACATGCTGATCGTGTTGACCCACAACGGATCCGTGGGCGCCGCGCTCGGCATTCACGGCGCGACGTGCGTCCTCATGGTCGTGATCTCGGCGTTGTTCCTGATCCGACCGGCGCGAAACGGACAGTGA
- a CDS encoding cation:proton antiporter regulatory subunit — translation MNVEVTPLPGIGVRKDFATRNGRRVGVVTHRDGHVELIVSKTDDPDACLASLPLTTDEAGALANLLGAPQLVAQLTEEHRDLPGINTKQLPIKASSPFDGRTLGDTAMRTRTSVSVVAVMRAGQVHPSPNPDFNLTAGDVLVAVGTSEGLEAAVKILKYG, via the coding sequence GTGAACGTCGAAGTGACCCCGCTCCCCGGAATAGGCGTCCGTAAGGACTTCGCCACCCGCAACGGCCGTCGTGTCGGTGTGGTGACCCATCGCGATGGACACGTCGAGCTGATCGTGTCCAAAACGGACGATCCCGACGCCTGCCTGGCGTCACTTCCGCTCACCACCGACGAGGCGGGCGCGCTGGCGAACCTGCTCGGCGCGCCCCAGCTGGTCGCCCAGCTCACCGAAGAGCACCGCGACCTGCCCGGCATCAACACCAAGCAGCTGCCGATCAAGGCGTCGTCGCCGTTCGACGGGCGGACGCTGGGCGACACCGCCATGCGCACGCGGACGAGCGTCTCGGTGGTCGCGGTGATGCGGGCCGGTCAGGTCCACCCCTCCCCCAACCCGGATTTCAACCTCACCGCGGGCGACGTGCTCGTCGCGGTCGGCACCTCCGAAGGTCTCGAGGCCGCCGTCAAGATCTTGAAGTACGGCTGA
- a CDS encoding 1-acyl-sn-glycerol-3-phosphate acyltransferase, with protein MTARGLPEGASGPIHTFGRGIAKFIVRPAFRVRVHGAERVPASGPVVFIANHSSMVEPQLLFGMLPRRTAFLVKEELFRGFVGWFFPKLGQIPVKRGAVDRKPLMAAVKVLEDGGAVGIFPEGTRGLGDAENFERGAAFLVRAGNATVVPVATRGTYKPAGAKRRWRPRVDIMVGEPFTPAIGKGRTGLEEGTERLRIALADLVKALDEWRLEHGLRDTRQD; from the coding sequence GTGACCGCGCGGGGGCTTCCCGAGGGCGCGAGCGGCCCGATCCACACGTTCGGCCGCGGCATCGCGAAGTTCATCGTCCGGCCCGCCTTCCGGGTGCGGGTGCACGGCGCCGAGCGGGTCCCGGCGTCGGGTCCGGTGGTGTTCATCGCCAACCACAGCTCGATGGTGGAACCGCAGCTGCTCTTCGGAATGTTGCCGAGGCGCACGGCGTTCCTGGTCAAGGAGGAACTCTTCCGGGGGTTCGTCGGCTGGTTCTTCCCGAAACTGGGCCAGATCCCGGTGAAACGGGGGGCGGTGGACCGCAAGCCGCTGATGGCGGCGGTCAAGGTGCTCGAGGACGGCGGTGCGGTCGGGATCTTCCCCGAAGGCACCCGCGGCCTCGGTGACGCCGAAAACTTCGAGCGCGGCGCGGCCTTCCTGGTCCGCGCCGGGAACGCGACCGTGGTTCCGGTCGCCACTCGGGGGACGTACAAACCCGCCGGCGCCAAACGGCGTTGGCGGCCACGCGTCGACATCATGGTCGGCGAACCTTTCACTCCCGCGATCGGGAAGGGAAGGACAGGGCTGGAGGAGGGAACCGAGCGGCTTCGCATCGCGCTCGCGGACCTCGTGAAGGCACTGGACGAATGGCGCTTGGAGCACGGGCTCCGAGACACGCGACAGGATTGA
- the der gene encoding ribosome biogenesis GTPase Der codes for MTELDGVGEIDGSWSDESEFTALDAQIAAGEAEEEAQLAQPVLAVVGRPNVGKSTLVNRILGRREAVVQDVPGVTRDRVAYDAFWAGRRFTLVDTGGWEPDATGLQASVAAQAEMAMATADAVLLVIDASVGATATDEAVSKVLRRSKKPVLLAANKVDDDRLLADTASLWSLGLGEPYPVSALHGRSSGDLLDAIVKALPSMPRDGDRATTGPRRVALVGKPNVGKSSLLNKLSGEERSVVDSVAGTTVDPVDSLVELDGETWRFVDTAGLRKRVNSANGAEYYASLRTKTAIDAAEVAIVLLDAAEPLSEQDLRVLTMVVEAGRACVLAFNKWDLVDEDRRHAMVRELDRGLVRVPWADKVNISALTGRSVRKLAPALRTALKSWDQRVPTGQLNGWLADLIAATPPPVRGGKQPKVLFATQAGIRPPTLVLFTTGFLEAGYRRFIERKFRERFGFEGSPVRVNVRVREKKQRPKAGGKAAGKSAGKPKAR; via the coding sequence ATGACAGAGCTAGACGGAGTCGGCGAGATCGACGGCTCCTGGTCCGACGAATCCGAATTCACCGCGCTCGACGCGCAGATCGCCGCGGGCGAGGCCGAGGAGGAGGCACAGCTCGCGCAGCCGGTCCTCGCCGTCGTCGGCAGGCCGAACGTGGGCAAGTCGACCCTGGTCAACCGCATCCTCGGCCGCCGCGAGGCGGTCGTGCAGGACGTCCCCGGGGTGACCAGGGACCGCGTCGCCTACGACGCGTTCTGGGCGGGCCGCCGGTTCACGCTGGTGGACACGGGTGGCTGGGAGCCGGACGCGACCGGGCTGCAGGCCTCCGTCGCCGCGCAGGCCGAGATGGCGATGGCCACCGCCGACGCGGTGCTGCTGGTCATCGACGCCAGTGTCGGCGCCACGGCGACCGACGAGGCCGTTTCCAAGGTTTTGCGCCGCTCGAAGAAGCCGGTGCTGCTCGCCGCCAACAAGGTCGACGACGACCGCCTGCTCGCCGACACCGCGTCGCTGTGGTCGCTCGGCCTCGGCGAGCCGTACCCGGTCAGCGCGCTGCACGGGCGCAGCTCGGGCGACCTGCTCGACGCCATCGTCAAGGCGCTGCCGTCGATGCCGCGTGACGGCGACCGCGCCACCACCGGCCCGCGCCGCGTCGCGCTGGTCGGCAAGCCGAACGTGGGCAAGTCCAGCCTGCTGAACAAGCTGTCCGGTGAGGAGCGGTCCGTCGTGGACTCGGTCGCCGGTACCACCGTCGACCCGGTCGACTCGCTGGTCGAGCTGGACGGCGAGACCTGGCGGTTCGTCGACACGGCCGGTCTGCGCAAGCGGGTCAACTCGGCCAACGGCGCGGAGTACTACGCCTCGCTGCGGACCAAGACCGCGATCGACGCGGCCGAGGTCGCGATCGTGCTGCTGGACGCGGCCGAGCCGCTTTCGGAGCAGGACCTGCGGGTGCTGACGATGGTCGTCGAGGCGGGCCGCGCGTGCGTGCTCGCCTTCAACAAGTGGGACCTCGTCGACGAGGACCGCCGCCACGCCATGGTCCGTGAGCTGGACCGCGGCCTCGTGCGGGTGCCGTGGGCGGACAAGGTCAACATCTCGGCGCTCACCGGCCGGTCGGTGCGCAAGCTCGCGCCCGCGCTGCGGACCGCGCTGAAGTCGTGGGACCAGCGAGTCCCCACCGGCCAGCTCAACGGCTGGCTGGCCGACCTCATCGCCGCGACCCCGCCGCCGGTGCGCGGTGGCAAGCAGCCGAAGGTGCTGTTCGCGACCCAGGCGGGTATCCGGCCGCCGACGCTGGTCCTGTTCACCACCGGTTTCCTGGAGGCGGGCTACCGGCGGTTCATCGAACGGAAGTTCCGTGAGCGGTTCGGTTTCGAAGGCAGCCCCGTTCGGGTGAATGTCCGGGTGCGGGAAAAGAAGCAAAGGCCCAAGGCGGGCGGAAAAGCCGCCGGAAAGTCTGCGGGTAAACCGAAAGCGCGTTGA
- a CDS encoding Xaa-Pro dipeptidyl-peptidase: MLAGILAVAAAVVAAPQSAAKPRGSEPVYDFAQAVRETAWVDIGLDGDGDGRSDRVAADIIRPKEPAARGKKVPVIMDASPYYSCCGRGNESELKTYDSAGRPVGFPLYYDNFFVPRGYAVVLVDLAGTNKSRGCTDIGGPSDVNSARKVVDWLNGRANGYTTATGPARTNATWSTGAVGMIGKSYDGTVANGVAATGVDGLKTIVPIGAISSWYDYYRSDGANLRQGSPAGLAQTVSRRNGGQDCGAANQKLTAGATSNGDYNAFWLDRDYVQSASKVKASVLASHGLGDLNVKTINFGQWWEALNVERKIWLTQAGHVDPFDYRRSAWVDTLHKWFDHYLLGVDNGIEKTPGASVEREPDVWVDQPAWPAGSAVTLRPAAGSTPGVGTLGTTAGTGTVSFTDSSGQSSNGWAAKPTETSSGRVLFSTGALAKDLHVSGTAKVTVTATPSTSTARLSAILVDYGPATIRNYTGPKEGIKNELTQSCWGSSASGNDACYLDTSTDAVSVGLNIISRGWADLANHGSLSQESPLTPGQPYTMTFRLASTDHVVPQGHQLALIIGGTDGSFISGPAQYPKITVDLGKTSLALPVAGSGPAAVPAPLPAAPAQIAPATVSGLERG; encoded by the coding sequence GTGCTGGCAGGGATCTTGGCGGTCGCCGCGGCCGTGGTCGCGGCACCGCAGTCCGCGGCGAAACCGCGGGGCAGCGAACCGGTCTACGACTTCGCCCAGGCCGTCCGCGAGACGGCTTGGGTGGACATCGGGCTCGACGGCGACGGCGACGGCCGTTCGGACCGGGTCGCCGCCGACATCATCCGGCCGAAGGAACCGGCGGCGCGGGGCAAGAAGGTCCCGGTCATCATGGACGCGAGCCCGTACTACTCGTGCTGCGGTCGCGGCAACGAGAGCGAGCTCAAGACCTACGATTCGGCGGGCAGGCCGGTCGGGTTCCCGCTCTACTACGACAACTTCTTCGTGCCCCGTGGATACGCCGTGGTCCTGGTGGATCTGGCCGGTACCAACAAATCCCGCGGCTGCACCGACATCGGCGGCCCCTCGGACGTCAATTCGGCGCGCAAGGTCGTCGACTGGCTGAACGGCCGGGCCAACGGCTACACGACGGCGACCGGTCCGGCCAGGACGAACGCGACCTGGTCGACGGGCGCGGTCGGCATGATCGGGAAGTCCTACGACGGCACGGTGGCCAACGGCGTCGCCGCGACCGGTGTCGACGGGCTCAAGACCATCGTGCCGATCGGCGCCATCAGCTCCTGGTACGACTACTACCGCTCCGACGGCGCGAACCTGCGCCAGGGCAGCCCGGCGGGGCTCGCGCAGACCGTCTCGCGGCGCAACGGCGGGCAGGACTGCGGTGCGGCGAACCAGAAGCTCACCGCTGGTGCGACCTCGAACGGCGACTACAACGCGTTCTGGCTCGACCGGGACTACGTGCAGAGCGCTTCGAAGGTGAAGGCCAGCGTGCTCGCTTCGCACGGCCTCGGCGACCTCAACGTCAAGACCATCAACTTCGGGCAGTGGTGGGAAGCGCTGAACGTCGAGCGCAAGATCTGGCTGACGCAGGCCGGTCACGTCGACCCGTTCGACTACCGGCGCTCGGCTTGGGTCGACACCCTGCACAAGTGGTTCGACCACTACCTGCTCGGCGTCGACAACGGCATCGAGAAGACCCCCGGCGCGAGTGTGGAACGCGAGCCCGACGTCTGGGTGGACCAGCCGGCGTGGCCCGCGGGCAGCGCCGTCACCCTGCGCCCCGCGGCCGGCAGCACTCCGGGGGTCGGCACGCTCGGCACGACCGCGGGGACGGGCACCGTGTCGTTCACGGACTCGTCGGGTCAGTCCTCGAACGGCTGGGCCGCGAAGCCGACCGAGACTTCGAGCGGGCGCGTGCTGTTCAGCACCGGCGCGCTGGCGAAGGACCTTCACGTGTCCGGAACGGCGAAGGTGACTGTGACCGCGACGCCGTCGACGTCCACGGCCCGTCTTTCGGCGATCCTGGTGGACTACGGCCCGGCGACCATCCGGAACTACACGGGACCGAAGGAAGGCATCAAGAACGAGCTGACCCAGTCTTGCTGGGGTTCGAGCGCTTCCGGCAACGACGCCTGCTACCTGGACACGAGCACCGACGCGGTCTCGGTGGGGCTGAACATCATCAGCCGCGGCTGGGCGGATCTGGCCAACCACGGTTCGCTGAGCCAGGAATCGCCGCTGACACCGGGGCAGCCGTACACGATGACGTTCCGGCTGGCGAGCACGGACCACGTCGTCCCGCAGGGGCATCAGCTCGCGCTGATCATCGGCGGGACGGACGGCTCGTTCATCTCGGGGCCGGCGCAGTACCCGAAGATCACGGTGGATCTGGGCAAGACCTCGCTGGCGCTGCCCGTCGCGGGCTCGGGTCCGGCGGCGGTTCCGGCTCCGCTTCCGGCGGCGCCGGCGCAGATCGCTCCCGCCACCGTTTCGGGGCTTGAGCGCGGCTAG
- the cmk gene encoding (d)CMP kinase: MVAMDGPSGTGKSTVSRKLATKLGAGYLDTGAMYRMVTLAVLRAGTDLTDPDAIADVARKAEFGIGTSPDEATVTLAGEDVSAEIRGADVTTAVSPVSAVPAVRELLVARQREIIAEALGRVGGIVVEGRDIGTVVSPDAPLKIFLTASAEVRAARRSAQDSAAGRESTVDVAKAAVERRDRLDSTRAASPLRAAEDAVEVDTSALNIDQVIVALAELALHRGLLEGCPAEATR; encoded by the coding sequence GTGGTCGCGATGGACGGCCCGTCCGGAACCGGGAAATCCACGGTTTCGCGGAAGCTCGCGACGAAGCTCGGCGCCGGTTACCTCGACACCGGCGCGATGTACCGCATGGTCACCCTCGCCGTCCTGCGCGCCGGAACCGACCTGACCGACCCGGACGCGATCGCCGACGTCGCCCGGAAGGCCGAATTCGGCATCGGGACCAGCCCGGACGAAGCGACTGTCACGCTGGCGGGTGAAGACGTCTCCGCCGAGATCCGCGGCGCGGACGTCACCACCGCGGTGTCGCCGGTTTCGGCCGTCCCCGCGGTCCGTGAACTGCTGGTCGCCCGGCAGCGCGAGATCATCGCCGAGGCGCTCGGCCGGGTCGGCGGCATCGTGGTCGAAGGCCGCGACATCGGCACCGTCGTCTCGCCGGACGCCCCGCTCAAGATCTTCCTCACCGCGTCGGCCGAGGTCCGCGCCGCACGTCGTAGCGCGCAGGACTCCGCCGCCGGCCGGGAGTCCACCGTGGATGTCGCCAAGGCGGCGGTGGAACGGCGTGACCGCCTCGATTCCACGCGGGCGGCTTCGCCCTTGCGCGCGGCCGAGGACGCCGTCGAGGTCGACACTTCGGCGCTCAACATCGACCAGGTGATCGTCGCGCTGGCGGAACTGGCCCTGCACCGCGGCCTTCTCGAAGGCTGCCCCGCCGAGGCGACGAGGTGA
- a CDS encoding cation:proton antiporter: MDHTALSLIELGAVFFGLGALGRLAGKIGMSPIPLYLIGGLCFGQGGFIPLGDIGDFTHLASEIGVVLLLLLLGLEYSAAELFTGLKRSWVAGLVDIVLNAAPGAIVALILGWGPIGAIVMAGVTYISSSGIIAKVLGDLGRLGNRETPVVLSILVFEDLVMALYLPILTAVLGGVSFLGGLKAVGISLMVITVVLVIALKFGRYVSAAVDSPDREVFLLKVLGAALLVAGLASAMQVSAAVGAFLLGIAISGSTAENATHMLEPLRDLFAAVFFVVFGLNTNPASIPPVLGWAVVLAVATTLTKVGTGWWAARRQGIGKMGRARAGAALVARGEFSIVIAGLAVAAGAVTGELAALATAYVLLMAILGPTAARIVEPVARALQRRPFGSKSPASQTG; this comes from the coding sequence ATGGATCACACCGCACTGTCCTTGATCGAACTCGGGGCGGTCTTCTTCGGGCTGGGCGCGTTGGGACGCCTCGCCGGGAAGATCGGGATGTCCCCGATCCCGCTGTACCTGATCGGTGGCCTGTGCTTCGGGCAGGGCGGGTTCATCCCGCTCGGCGACATCGGCGACTTCACCCATCTCGCCAGCGAGATCGGTGTCGTCCTGCTGCTGCTCCTGCTGGGCCTGGAGTACTCCGCGGCCGAGCTGTTCACCGGACTGAAACGCTCGTGGGTGGCGGGTCTCGTGGACATCGTGCTCAACGCCGCGCCCGGCGCGATCGTCGCGCTCATCCTCGGCTGGGGACCGATCGGCGCGATCGTGATGGCGGGCGTCACCTACATCTCGTCGTCCGGGATCATCGCGAAGGTGCTCGGCGACCTCGGCCGGCTCGGTAACCGGGAAACCCCGGTGGTGCTGTCGATCCTGGTGTTCGAGGACCTGGTGATGGCGCTGTACCTGCCGATCCTCACCGCGGTGCTCGGCGGGGTGAGCTTCCTCGGCGGACTGAAGGCCGTCGGGATCTCGCTGATGGTCATCACCGTGGTCCTCGTGATCGCGCTGAAGTTCGGCCGGTACGTCTCCGCGGCGGTGGACAGCCCGGACCGCGAGGTGTTCCTCCTCAAGGTCCTCGGCGCGGCCCTGCTGGTCGCCGGCCTGGCTTCGGCGATGCAGGTTTCGGCCGCGGTCGGCGCGTTCCTGCTCGGCATCGCGATCTCGGGTTCGACGGCGGAGAACGCGACGCACATGCTCGAACCGCTGCGGGATCTCTTCGCGGCCGTGTTCTTCGTCGTGTTCGGGCTCAACACCAACCCCGCCTCGATCCCGCCCGTGCTCGGCTGGGCGGTCGTGCTGGCGGTCGCGACCACGCTCACGAAGGTCGGCACCGGATGGTGGGCCGCGCGGAGACAGGGCATCGGGAAGATGGGCCGGGCCCGTGCCGGGGCCGCCTTGGTCGCACGAGGCGAGTTCTCGATCGTCATCGCCGGGCTGGCGGTGGCGGCGGGCGCGGTGACCGGCGAACTCGCGGCACTCGCGACGGCGTACGTGCTCCTGATGGCGATCCTCGGCCCGACGGCCGCGCGGATCGTGGAACCGGTCGCCCGCGCTCTGCAGCGGAGGCCCTTCGGTTCCAAAAGCCCGGCCTCGCAGACCGGCTGA